One window of the Salvia splendens isolate huo1 chromosome 1, SspV2, whole genome shotgun sequence genome contains the following:
- the LOC121807398 gene encoding uncharacterized protein LOC121807398 isoform X1, whose protein sequence is MLVLIATLPKKKVLIAIFFFLCLLAQYLTTLFLWIRCELYGNMDKRCEWGLSVVSGANATITLPGHSAEDAYPVSSVNPSVSLASQTLAIGQEFPDVDTCRRTLKDIAIALHFEIRIVKSDRSRFIAKCSKDGCPWRVHVAKLPGVPTFTIRTLNAEHTCEGVQNLHHQQASVGWVARSMEARIRDNPQYKPKEILQDIRDQHGVAVSYMQAWRGKERSMAALHGTYEEGFKLLPAYCEQIRKTNPGSIASVVATGQENTFQRLFVSYRAAIYGFINACRPLLELDRVHLKGKYLGTLFCAVAIDADDQLFPLAIAVVNVESDENWMWFMSELRKLLGVNTDSMPRLTILSERTLGMVEAVETHFPNAFHGFCLRFISENFRDTFKNSKLVNIFWNAVYALTTAEFENKISEMVQISEDVLHWLHRFNPQLWAVAYFEGVRYGHFTLTATELLYNWALECHELPIVQMMEHIRHQLTSWFNERLNIGMRLTSILVPSAEKQISEAISDARCYKVLRANEVEFEIVSTERTNIVDIRNRVCSCRRWQLYGLPCAHAAAALISCGQNAHLFAEPCFTVHSYRETYSQMIHPIPDKSLWKELGEGTDGGGAKVDIIIRPPKTRRPPGRPKKKVLRLESLKRPKRVVQCGRCHMLGHSQKKCTQPM, encoded by the exons ATGCTGGTATTGATAGCTACTTTACCCAAAAAAAAAGTATTGATAGctatctttttctttctatgttTACTCGCCCAGTACCTTACTACCTTATTTTTGTGGATAAGATGTGAATTATATGGCAACATGGATAAAAGATGTGAATGG GGCTTATCTGTAGTGTCCGGTGCAAATGCAACTATCACTCTGCCCGGTCACTCGGCTGAAGATGCTTACCCAGTTTCTAGTGTGAATCCAAGTGTATCTTTGGCGAGTCAAACATTGGCGATTGGGCAGGAGTTCCCGGATGTGGATACTTGTAGAAGAACATTGAAGGATATAGCCATAGCATTGCATTTTGAGATTCGGATAGTGAAATCTGATAGGAGTAGGTTTATAGCTAAGTGTTCAAAAGATGGTTGTCCGTGGCGTGTCCACGTTGCAAAGTTGCCAGGAGTTCCCACATTTACCATTAGAACGCTTAATGCAGAGCATACGTGTGAAGGCGTCCAAAATCTTCATCATCAACAGGCATCTGTGGGCTGGGTTGCACGATCTATGGAAGCACGTATCAGGGATAATCCACAATACAAGCCAAAGGAGATTTTGCAAGATATTCGAGATCAACATGGGGTAGCAGTCTCTTATATGCAGGCCTGGCGAGGGAAGGAACGTAGTATGGCTGCATTGCATGGGACTTATGAAGAAGGTTTCAAGCTTCTACCTGCATATTGTGAGCAGATAAGGAAAACTAATCCTGGCAGCATTGCTTCTGTTGTTGCCACAGGACAAGAAAATACATTCCAACGGTTATTTGTTTCTTATCGTGCTGCAATCTATGGTTTCATTAATGCTTGCCGTCCACTATTAGAACTGGACAGAGTCCATCTTAAAGGAAAGTACTTGGGAACATTGTTCTGTGCTGTTGCCATTGATGCTGATGATCAACTGTTTCCATTGGCAATAGCTGTCGTTAATGTGGAAAGTGATGAGAATTGGATGTGGTTCATGTCAGAGCTGCGTAAGCTTCTAGGGGTGAATACTGATAGTATGCCCAGACTCACAATACTTTCTGAGAGAACACTAGGTATGGTAGAAGCTGTCGAGACTCATTTTCCTAATGCATTCCACGGCTTTTGCCTGCGATTTATCAGCGAGAACTTCCGTGATACGTTCAAGAACTCAAAGTTGGTGAACATATTCTGGAATGCTGTTTATGCGCTCACAACAGCTGAATTCGAAAATAAAATATCTGAGATGGTGCAGATTTCAGAGGATGTCTTGCATTGGCTACACCGTTTCAACCCTCAGCTGTGGGCCGTGGCATACTTTGAAGGCGTACGCTACGGCCATTTCACCTTGACTGCCACAGAATTGCTGTACAATTGGGCATTAGAATGTCACGAGCTCCCTATTGTTCAGATGATGGAGCATATCCGGCATCAGTTAACATCATGGTTCAATGAACGTCTTAACATTGGAATGCGACTGACCTCAATTCTTGTACCCTCGGCTGAAAAGCAGATTTCAGAAGCTATTTCGGATGCTCGCTGTTACAAAGTGCTCCGTGCCAATGAGGTTGAGTTTGAGATTGTTTCAACTGAACGGACAAACATCGTGGACATAAGAAATCGAGTCTGCTCATGTCGCCGGTGGCAGCTCTACGGTCTGCCATGTGCACATGCAGCTGCAGCTCTTATCTCCTGTGGGCAAAATGCTCACTTGTTTGCTGAGCCTTGCTTCACAGTCCACAGCTACCGAGAAACCTACTCACAGATGATACACCCGATCCCCGACAAGAGCCTGTGGAAGGAGCTGGGCGAAGGCACTGATGGTGGAGGAGCTAAAGTTGATATCATCATTCGGCCACCTAAGACACGTAGGCCTCCTGGAAGACCGAAAAAGAAAGTTCTGCGCTTGGAGAGTTTGAAACGCCCAAAGAGAGTTGTTCAATGTGGCCGATGCCATATGCTTGGTCACTCTCAGAAGAAATGCACACAGCCAATGTGA
- the LOC121807398 gene encoding uncharacterized protein LOC121807398 isoform X2 produces the protein MAEQGLSVVSGANATITLPGHSAEDAYPVSSVNPSVSLASQTLAIGQEFPDVDTCRRTLKDIAIALHFEIRIVKSDRSRFIAKCSKDGCPWRVHVAKLPGVPTFTIRTLNAEHTCEGVQNLHHQQASVGWVARSMEARIRDNPQYKPKEILQDIRDQHGVAVSYMQAWRGKERSMAALHGTYEEGFKLLPAYCEQIRKTNPGSIASVVATGQENTFQRLFVSYRAAIYGFINACRPLLELDRVHLKGKYLGTLFCAVAIDADDQLFPLAIAVVNVESDENWMWFMSELRKLLGVNTDSMPRLTILSERTLGMVEAVETHFPNAFHGFCLRFISENFRDTFKNSKLVNIFWNAVYALTTAEFENKISEMVQISEDVLHWLHRFNPQLWAVAYFEGVRYGHFTLTATELLYNWALECHELPIVQMMEHIRHQLTSWFNERLNIGMRLTSILVPSAEKQISEAISDARCYKVLRANEVEFEIVSTERTNIVDIRNRVCSCRRWQLYGLPCAHAAAALISCGQNAHLFAEPCFTVHSYRETYSQMIHPIPDKSLWKELGEGTDGGGAKVDIIIRPPKTRRPPGRPKKKVLRLESLKRPKRVVQCGRCHMLGHSQKKCTQPM, from the coding sequence ATGGCTGAACAGGGCTTATCTGTAGTGTCCGGTGCAAATGCAACTATCACTCTGCCCGGTCACTCGGCTGAAGATGCTTACCCAGTTTCTAGTGTGAATCCAAGTGTATCTTTGGCGAGTCAAACATTGGCGATTGGGCAGGAGTTCCCGGATGTGGATACTTGTAGAAGAACATTGAAGGATATAGCCATAGCATTGCATTTTGAGATTCGGATAGTGAAATCTGATAGGAGTAGGTTTATAGCTAAGTGTTCAAAAGATGGTTGTCCGTGGCGTGTCCACGTTGCAAAGTTGCCAGGAGTTCCCACATTTACCATTAGAACGCTTAATGCAGAGCATACGTGTGAAGGCGTCCAAAATCTTCATCATCAACAGGCATCTGTGGGCTGGGTTGCACGATCTATGGAAGCACGTATCAGGGATAATCCACAATACAAGCCAAAGGAGATTTTGCAAGATATTCGAGATCAACATGGGGTAGCAGTCTCTTATATGCAGGCCTGGCGAGGGAAGGAACGTAGTATGGCTGCATTGCATGGGACTTATGAAGAAGGTTTCAAGCTTCTACCTGCATATTGTGAGCAGATAAGGAAAACTAATCCTGGCAGCATTGCTTCTGTTGTTGCCACAGGACAAGAAAATACATTCCAACGGTTATTTGTTTCTTATCGTGCTGCAATCTATGGTTTCATTAATGCTTGCCGTCCACTATTAGAACTGGACAGAGTCCATCTTAAAGGAAAGTACTTGGGAACATTGTTCTGTGCTGTTGCCATTGATGCTGATGATCAACTGTTTCCATTGGCAATAGCTGTCGTTAATGTGGAAAGTGATGAGAATTGGATGTGGTTCATGTCAGAGCTGCGTAAGCTTCTAGGGGTGAATACTGATAGTATGCCCAGACTCACAATACTTTCTGAGAGAACACTAGGTATGGTAGAAGCTGTCGAGACTCATTTTCCTAATGCATTCCACGGCTTTTGCCTGCGATTTATCAGCGAGAACTTCCGTGATACGTTCAAGAACTCAAAGTTGGTGAACATATTCTGGAATGCTGTTTATGCGCTCACAACAGCTGAATTCGAAAATAAAATATCTGAGATGGTGCAGATTTCAGAGGATGTCTTGCATTGGCTACACCGTTTCAACCCTCAGCTGTGGGCCGTGGCATACTTTGAAGGCGTACGCTACGGCCATTTCACCTTGACTGCCACAGAATTGCTGTACAATTGGGCATTAGAATGTCACGAGCTCCCTATTGTTCAGATGATGGAGCATATCCGGCATCAGTTAACATCATGGTTCAATGAACGTCTTAACATTGGAATGCGACTGACCTCAATTCTTGTACCCTCGGCTGAAAAGCAGATTTCAGAAGCTATTTCGGATGCTCGCTGTTACAAAGTGCTCCGTGCCAATGAGGTTGAGTTTGAGATTGTTTCAACTGAACGGACAAACATCGTGGACATAAGAAATCGAGTCTGCTCATGTCGCCGGTGGCAGCTCTACGGTCTGCCATGTGCACATGCAGCTGCAGCTCTTATCTCCTGTGGGCAAAATGCTCACTTGTTTGCTGAGCCTTGCTTCACAGTCCACAGCTACCGAGAAACCTACTCACAGATGATACACCCGATCCCCGACAAGAGCCTGTGGAAGGAGCTGGGCGAAGGCACTGATGGTGGAGGAGCTAAAGTTGATATCATCATTCGGCCACCTAAGACACGTAGGCCTCCTGGAAGACCGAAAAAGAAAGTTCTGCGCTTGGAGAGTTTGAAACGCCCAAAGAGAGTTGTTCAATGTGGCCGATGCCATATGCTTGGTCACTCTCAGAAGAAATGCACACAGCCAATGTGA